One window of the Danaus plexippus chromosome 25, MEX_DaPlex, whole genome shotgun sequence genome contains the following:
- the LOC116775402 gene encoding uncharacterized protein LOC116775402, producing the protein MGKLAYNYTDSDETEDTSSSVENVKKKRKLSILKYTSGNLKKKKCQLHSKSEPDESDRSSRKSSQRMFKQKLRGILKHTERESSDEEEESEPSRSFRPPDRCLVGKVPRSAGTKPGRGGGVAIIVRKNVNNLANLSTHQSSTSNAHKRNRSSKKRVSRKRSY; encoded by the exons ATGGGAAAACTAGCTTACAACTACACAGACTCGGATGAAACGGAGGACACGTCGAGCTCAGTTGAAAATGTGAAGAAGAAGAGGAAACTTTC GATATTGAAATACACAAGCGGTAActtaaaaaagaagaaatgCCAGCTCCACAGTAAATCAGAGCCAGATGAATCTGATAGAAGCAGCAGAAAATCGAGCCAGAGAATGTTCAAACAAAAGTTGAGAGGAATTCTGAAACACACGGAGAGAGAAT CCTCCGATGAGGAAGAAGAGAGTGAACCTAGCAGAAGCTTTCGACCTCCCGACCGTTGCCTGGTAGGTAAAGTACCCAGATCTGCTGGAACAAAGCCAGGGCGGGGCGGTGGAGTCGCTATCATTGTCAGGAAAAATGTTAAC AATTTGGCGAATTTGTCGACACACCAGAGTTCAACCAGCAACGCACACAAGAGAAATCGCTCATCGAAAAAACGTGTCAGCAGGAAAcgatcttattaa